The genomic segment TTCGACGGGCAGGTGGGTCGGTGCGGGCGCGCGCGCCCGCCGTGCCCGGATCGCCGCGACCACGCGCGGCACCTCCGAGACGGCAGCGAAGAGCAGCGTGGGAGTCACCACGACGCCGAGGTAGATCAGGACGTTCCCGGCCATGCCTCATGGTAGGCGCGCCGTCGACGCCGGCACACGGGCTCGCGCCGCGACTATCCTGGTGATTGAAGTTTCAACCTTCAAGGAGTCGACATGGCCGCCCGCATGCCCGTCCTGTACCTGAGCCACGGCGCTCCCCCGCTCGCCGACGACCCCACCTGGACGCGCGAGCTGTCCGGCTGGTCCGCCGACCTTCCCCGCCCGAAGGCGATCCTCGTCGTGTCGGCGCACTGGGAGGAGGCCCCGTTGACCATCGGAGCCACCACGACCGTGCCGCTGGTGTACGACTTCTGGGGCTTCCCCGAGCGGTACTACCGCGTGACCTACCCCGCGCCCGGCGCGCCCGAGCTCGCCGACCGGATCGAACGCTTGCTGCGCAGCACCGACACCCCGGTGCACCGGGACCCGACGCGCGGCCTCGACCACGGTGCCTACGTGCCGCTGGTCGAGATGTTCCCGAAGGCCGACATCCCGGTCCTGCAGATCTCGATGCCCTCGCTCGACCCGACCGTGCTCTACGACTTCGGACGCAAGCTCGCACCGCTGCGCGACGAGGGCGTGCTGATCATCGGGAGCGGCTTCTTCACCCACAACCTGAGTGCGATGCGCACCGGTGTCGACGGGCCCCCGCCGTCGTGGTCGGCGGAGTTCGACCACTGGGGTGCGGAGACCCTGGCCGCGGGTGACGTGGACGCCGTTCTCGACTTCGCGAACAAGGCGCCCGCCGCCTCGCTCGCGCACCCGCGCACCGAGCACTTCGCCCCGCTGTTCGTGTCGCTGGGCGCCCAGTCCACCGGACCCGCGCCGCGCACCGTCATCGACGGCTACTGGTACGGACTGGCGAAGCGCTCGCTGCAGCTCGACTGACACGCGTGTCGGGCCGCGAGCCGCCCCTACCACCACCGGCCGACCCGATACGGTGGCCACGTGAGCGAGTCGGAACACGGAGTTGGGGGCCGTCACGGCCGCGCGAAACGCACGGTGCCCGTGCTGTCGGACGACACGGACGTCACCAACTGGGTGCCCAAGGGGCTGAGGGTCAGTGCCGCCCTGTCGTGGCGGTTCCTCGTCGTCATGGCGGCGCTCTACGTGGTCGTGTGGATCGTCGGCTACCTGTCCTTCGTCGTCGTGCCGGTGGCGATCGCGCTGCTGCTCGCGGCTCTGCTCGCGCCCGCCGTCCAGCGGCTCACGGTGCTGATGCCGAAACCGCTCGCGGCGGCCGTCGTGCTGATCGGCGGGCTCGGCGTACTCGGAGGCCTGCTCACCTTCGTCATCATCGAGTTCACGGGCGGCCTTCCCGAGCTGCAGAACCAGCTGAACCGAAGCCTCGACCAGGTCAAGGACTGGTTGATCAACGGTCCGCTGCACCTGCGTGAGACGCAGATCGTCGAGTTCGTCAACAGCGCGGTCGAGTTCCTCCAGAAGAACCAGGCGTCCATCGCGGACAGC from the Saccharomonospora azurea NA-128 genome contains:
- a CDS encoding dioxygenase family protein, encoding MAARMPVLYLSHGAPPLADDPTWTRELSGWSADLPRPKAILVVSAHWEEAPLTIGATTTVPLVYDFWGFPERYYRVTYPAPGAPELADRIERLLRSTDTPVHRDPTRGLDHGAYVPLVEMFPKADIPVLQISMPSLDPTVLYDFGRKLAPLRDEGVLIIGSGFFTHNLSAMRTGVDGPPPSWSAEFDHWGAETLAAGDVDAVLDFANKAPAASLAHPRTEHFAPLFVSLGAQSTGPAPRTVIDGYWYGLAKRSLQLD